One Serinicoccus chungangensis genomic window carries:
- a CDS encoding HisA/HisF-related TIM barrel protein — protein MTSELTLLPAVDVAAGRAAQVPGDAGARPLDVARSLVQDGAGLLHLVDLDRAFGRGGDPGLMERLVEQLPVPVQLSGGIAGSEDLTWAAGTGAFRVVLASSALADPDLVEEAAQLLGGRLVVAVDVRDGEVVARGTSLRLGPVAEVVARHPVLRDGRARVLVADASRDGRRTGADVALFSSVAGLVGSAVTASGGVAALADLQALRDCPDVDEVVLGAALHEGAFTLGQALEVYR, from the coding sequence GTGACGAGCGAGCTGACCCTCCTGCCCGCGGTGGACGTCGCGGCCGGTCGGGCGGCCCAGGTCCCCGGTGACGCCGGGGCGCGACCGCTGGACGTCGCCCGGTCGCTCGTGCAGGACGGTGCCGGGCTCCTCCACCTCGTGGACCTCGACCGCGCCTTCGGTCGGGGCGGGGACCCCGGCCTCATGGAGCGCCTGGTCGAGCAGCTGCCGGTCCCGGTCCAGCTCTCCGGCGGCATCGCCGGGTCGGAGGACCTCACCTGGGCGGCGGGCACCGGGGCCTTCCGCGTGGTCCTCGCCAGCTCGGCCCTGGCCGACCCGGACCTCGTCGAGGAGGCCGCGCAGCTCCTGGGAGGGCGGCTGGTCGTCGCGGTGGACGTCCGCGACGGCGAGGTCGTCGCCCGGGGCACGTCGCTGCGGCTGGGTCCCGTCGCCGAGGTCGTGGCGCGGCACCCGGTGCTGCGGGACGGCAGAGCACGGGTGCTGGTGGCGGACGCGTCCCGGGACGGCCGGCGGACGGGGGCCGACGTGGCTCTCTTCAGCTCGGTCGCCGGGCTCGTCGGCTCGGCGGTGACCGCCTCCGGCGGAGTCGCCGCGCTGGCCGACCTGCAGGCCCTGCGCGACTGCCCCGACGTGGACGAGGTGGTGCTGGGTGCGGCGCTGCACGAGGGGGCGTTCACGCTGGGCCAGGCCCTGGAGGTATACCGGTGA